From a single Micromonospora carbonacea genomic region:
- a CDS encoding nucleoside triphosphate pyrophosphohydrolase has translation MSHAKLVRDKIPEIVRERGAEPVTRVAGADEYRGLLRDKLVEEVDEFLDSEDPHELADVLEVLLALASDLGVDRDQLEKLRMAKVSERGGFSRRIVWSGNTPADGQVAHVGLTSNA, from the coding sequence ATGAGTCATGCCAAGCTGGTCCGGGACAAGATTCCGGAGATCGTCCGCGAGCGGGGGGCGGAGCCGGTAACCAGGGTCGCTGGCGCTGATGAATACCGTGGCTTGTTGCGGGACAAGCTGGTCGAAGAGGTCGATGAGTTCTTGGACTCGGAGGACCCCCATGAGTTGGCAGACGTTTTGGAAGTCCTGCTGGCACTGGCGAGTGATCTTGGCGTTGATCGAGACCAGCTAGAGAAGTTACGTATGGCGAAGGTGTCCGAGCGTGGAGGGTTCTCCCGTCGGATCGTGTGGTCAGGTAACACGCCCGCAGACGGTCAGGTAGCTCACGTGGGCTTGACCAGCAACGCTTGA
- a CDS encoding ABC transporter permease subunit, with product MFPALVRKTWRDDRRALIGWAVGVALFTVVYTSFYSQFQGAAELKQDALPQEMLDFLGIADMLSPAGYLQATVFSLIGPLLVLMCAITLTARTIARPEEDGGMELLLATPLSRTAFAGQRLAATGSAITLVAAVPLILLMIIVPRVGMDIALSHVAAAGVGLIALVWCFTGVAFLAGAATGKRGTVLAVTGVLGVATYLANAIGGMSDGWQWMRWLSPFHYFIGTDPLHTGWHPGHLLILAGVGALTAAVGMVLFDRRDVGV from the coding sequence ATGTTTCCCGCACTGGTGCGTAAGACCTGGCGTGACGACCGCCGCGCGCTGATTGGCTGGGCCGTCGGCGTGGCCCTCTTCACCGTCGTCTACACCTCCTTCTACAGCCAGTTCCAGGGAGCGGCGGAGCTCAAGCAGGACGCCCTGCCGCAGGAGATGCTCGACTTCCTCGGCATCGCCGACATGCTCTCGCCGGCCGGCTACCTGCAGGCGACGGTCTTCAGCCTGATCGGGCCGCTGCTGGTCCTCATGTGCGCGATCACGCTGACCGCACGCACGATCGCCCGGCCGGAGGAGGACGGCGGCATGGAACTGCTGTTGGCCACCCCGTTGTCGCGTACCGCCTTCGCCGGACAGCGCCTCGCGGCCACCGGCAGCGCCATCACGCTGGTCGCGGCCGTCCCGCTGATCCTCCTGATGATCATCGTCCCCCGCGTGGGCATGGACATCGCACTGTCCCACGTCGCGGCCGCCGGAGTCGGCCTGATCGCCCTGGTCTGGTGCTTCACCGGCGTCGCCTTCCTCGCTGGCGCGGCCACCGGAAAGCGTGGCACCGTCCTGGCGGTCACCGGTGTGCTCGGCGTGGCCACCTACCTGGCCAACGCCATCGGCGGCATGTCCGACGGCTGGCAGTGGATGCGCTGGCTCTCACCGTTCCACTACTTCATCGGCACGGACCCGCTGCACACCGGCTGGCATCCGGGCCACCTGCTCATCCTCGCGGGCGTCGGTGCCCTGACCGCAGCTGTCGGGATGGTCCTGTTCGACCGCCGTGACGTCGGTGTCTGA
- a CDS encoding methyltransferase domain-containing protein, with product MSPSQPVVDPGPEPDATVGGPVNTAGARSRPPSPDTTASSPDYRYLLDNARVEAGERFTWLAELFDGVTRGHFDRLGVMAGWRCWEVGAGGPSIPEALATAVGPTGHVLATDINPAWLDPRGGYEVLRHDVVGDPPPQPGTFDLVHARLVLVHVPDRARALATMVAALRPGGWLLVEDADTELQPLACLDEVGPAQRRANRLRHAVRELMTRRGADLRYGRTLPRAMRAAGLVDVTAAGCFPVGGVACDRLETATVRMVRAELLAAGLASDVEIDAHLAAVDAGELDLTLAPLISAWGRRPG from the coding sequence ATGAGTCCGTCGCAGCCCGTCGTCGATCCCGGACCCGAGCCGGACGCGACCGTGGGCGGGCCGGTGAATACCGCTGGCGCGCGGTCCAGGCCCCCATCGCCGGACACCACCGCGTCCTCCCCGGATTACCGCTACCTGCTCGACAACGCCCGGGTGGAGGCGGGCGAGCGGTTCACCTGGCTGGCCGAACTGTTCGACGGCGTCACGCGTGGACACTTCGACCGGCTCGGAGTGATGGCGGGCTGGCGCTGCTGGGAAGTCGGTGCCGGAGGCCCCAGCATTCCCGAGGCACTCGCCACGGCCGTCGGACCAACGGGTCACGTGCTGGCCACGGACATTAATCCGGCCTGGTTGGACCCGCGCGGCGGGTACGAGGTGCTCCGGCACGACGTCGTCGGGGACCCGCCGCCGCAGCCAGGCACGTTCGACCTGGTGCATGCGCGGCTCGTGCTCGTTCACGTGCCCGACCGTGCCCGGGCGTTGGCGACGATGGTGGCGGCGCTGCGGCCCGGCGGTTGGCTGTTGGTGGAGGATGCCGACACCGAGTTGCAGCCGTTGGCCTGCCTCGATGAGGTCGGCCCGGCGCAGCGGCGCGCCAACCGGCTGCGGCACGCCGTCCGGGAGTTGATGACCCGCCGCGGCGCCGATCTACGCTACGGCCGTACGCTGCCGCGGGCGATGCGCGCGGCGGGCCTGGTCGATGTCACGGCGGCCGGCTGCTTCCCGGTCGGCGGGGTAGCCTGCGACCGGCTGGAGACCGCGACGGTGCGCATGGTCCGTGCCGAGTTGCTCGCCGCAGGGCTGGCCAGCGACGTCGAGATCGACGCGCACCTGGCCGCCGTCGATGCCGGCGAACTCGACCTCACCCTCGCGCCGCTGATCTCGGCATGGGGACGCCGCCCAGGCTAA
- a CDS encoding ABC transporter ATP-binding protein, whose product MTSDIAVFAEDLTKFYGRRRGIEGLTLEVRTGEVMGFLGPNGAGKTTTIRLLLDFLRPTSGRATVLGLDPRRDKAALHRRIGYLPGELAFPGREKAEDLLRFFAEARGGVAWSQVTDLAERLDLDLSRPVRAMSKGNKQKVGLVQAFMHQPALLVLDEPTSGLDPLMQQEFLGMVRDARDAGQTVFMSSHVLAEVQHTADRVAIIRDGRLAAVERVESLGKRAVRSVEIHFGDPVEPAEFVVLPGVSDVVVSGPVLRCTVDGRLDPLIKAAARHDVVDMLSTEPDLEETFLSFYYHCEGAGDVSRTGA is encoded by the coding sequence ATGACAAGCGACATCGCCGTGTTCGCCGAGGACTTGACGAAGTTCTACGGCCGACGCCGAGGCATCGAGGGGCTCACCCTGGAGGTCCGTACCGGGGAGGTGATGGGATTCCTCGGGCCCAACGGCGCCGGGAAGACCACCACCATCCGGTTGCTGCTGGACTTCCTGCGCCCGACCTCGGGCCGCGCGACCGTGCTCGGGCTCGACCCGCGCCGCGACAAGGCCGCCCTGCACCGGCGGATCGGCTACCTGCCCGGCGAACTGGCGTTTCCCGGCCGGGAGAAGGCCGAGGACCTGCTGCGGTTCTTCGCCGAGGCCCGTGGTGGCGTGGCCTGGTCGCAGGTCACCGACCTGGCCGAGCGGCTCGACCTGGACCTGTCCCGTCCGGTACGCGCGATGAGCAAGGGCAACAAGCAGAAGGTCGGCCTGGTGCAGGCGTTCATGCATCAACCGGCCCTGCTCGTCCTGGACGAACCCACCAGCGGCCTGGACCCGCTCATGCAGCAGGAGTTCCTGGGGATGGTCCGCGACGCCCGCGACGCCGGGCAGACCGTGTTCATGTCGAGTCACGTTCTCGCCGAGGTGCAGCACACCGCCGATCGGGTCGCCATCATCCGCGACGGCAGGCTGGCCGCGGTCGAGCGGGTGGAGTCCCTCGGCAAGCGGGCCGTCAGGTCAGTGGAGATCCACTTCGGTGATCCCGTGGAGCCGGCGGAGTTCGTCGTCCTGCCGGGCGTCAGTGACGTGGTGGTGTCCGGGCCGGTGCTCCGGTGCACCGTGGACGGCCGCCTCGACCCGCTGATCAAGGCGGCGGCGCGCCACGACGTCGTGGACATGCTGTCGACCGAGCCGGACCTGGAAGAGACGTTCCTGTCGTTCTACTACCACTGCGAAGGAGCCGGCGATGTTTCCCGCACTGGTGCGTAA